In Vidua chalybeata isolate OUT-0048 chromosome 4, bVidCha1 merged haplotype, whole genome shotgun sequence, the genomic window TATTTGTTTAGCTAACTTGTTTTAAGCAAGGAATTTATACAAAGTGCTTTTGGTTGTGGTATGGAATAAAAGgtaagtttttttgtttgcctctTTTTTGGGGTCCATGTGTGTTTATTaagcttcattttttcttttctgaggaTAAGAAGCTGACAgagtttttttacatttttttaagtaGTAAAGAAGGCCTGGCTTTCTTCTTTAAGGCAGCCTCTTTTGTTCCTATTCAAAGTTTCTGAACATGGGTGTATCTGTTATTGGGATTATAGCAAAGAAATTTAGAGCTTTCCCTTCATTGTTAATTAATTGTTTTCCAGTATGGAATTATTACCTTTTGTAGGGACTTCTGTGAGAGCATATTAGAAGGCTTGCCTTTTGTTCGTAGCTGATACATGGGTTTAGTATGctctaaaagaagaaaaacagagaaccAAAGCACTTGAACTTAAAAGAATGGGTTTTGTTCTTAAGGTAAATTTGGCTCTAttacaaagtgaaaaaaagggTAAGCTGTTCCTGAAGTTGTTCTTAGGGCACTAAGGTCTTTCTGTGcaatttctatatttttttaatcagttaaGCAGTAGTTGGGGCTGCAAAGTTCATGGATGGGGTAGAGTTGCATGTGATGTTAGGCTGGGAATTTGGAGATGGGCAGCTCTTGGCTCTCTTTTGCTCTTGCTGCAATCAGCCCGGGCTTCTTATCTCATCAGGAGCTGTAGAGTTGGACTTGTTATGTCTAGGAGGCTTTACTTGAACACATTTAATGTATTTGATTGCCAATGTTTCATTTAAACTCCATGTCAATTCCTGGCCTTTAATGCCTGTAGGGAATTTGTCTTCCTGGACTTAAAATTTGTAATTATATAATTCAGAACAGGGCCAATGCTCTTttcgttaaaaaaaaaaaaagtcaattctCTAAGtccaacagaaatatttatttctgcatcATGTCTCATAAATTATCTGCTGACTTGAGATATAGGAACTGTGTTGTTTTGCTCAAGAGAAAAGGGGAATGTTCCTGTAATGGCTTGAGAAATGCACAGTCACTTGCAGCTCCAGGGGGAGAAGAACAGTCCAGCTGATGGTGCTGATGTGAGGTGTTGTGTGGAACCAGAGGCTTTTCTGCCTCAGCTTTGCTTGCTGTGACATTCCTTTGCCTGCAGCACAAATGTTTCTTCATCTGAGGGGAGGAATTGTTGCACATCATTATTTAAAGGTCAAACCCAGCACGTGTATAGTAGTAACTGAATAGCGAAGGTTTGTTTGAAATGATAAATTGGCTTCCTAAAGGTTGCTTGAGTACCCTCAAAATACTAGTTTTGAATGAATACCTTTCCATGTCCTATGAGGATTAAAGAGGTGACATAGAAAAGAACTCTAATTTCTCTCTCCTAGGCTTTACTTCATAGCTGTGTTCTAATAACTTGTAACATCAGAGAGCATCCTGAGACTGGGGAATGATTTTGAACATGAAAATGTCTTTGAGACAAATTTTGGTGAGTTATACATGCCCAGTGCAATACTTAGGCTGCCAAGAGGCCCTTTGCTCCTGACATTTCTTTGAACTGGCTTCTTTTTGCATGaaggagggggggaaatggTGGTTTTACGAGTTTGTTTTTCATAACTCTGATATAACATCTTCATAATTTGTGTCAATCCTTTTTTGTACCTTTGCTCTTCAAAATTTGGCcccacaagattttttttcttttggacaGATACCTGGCACATGAAAGAATATCCCCCAGATCACCTGTCTTAAAAGTACAAATGTTTGTAGTTATATAATTCAGAACAGGGCCAATgctcttttccttaaaaaaaaaaaaaaaaaaaaaaaaccaaacaaaaaacaaagaaacaaaaaagtcaaaTCTCTAATtccaacagaaatatttatttttgcatcatGACTCATAAATTATTTGCTGACTTGAGATATAGGAATTGTGTTGTTTTGCTCAAGAGAAAAGGGGGTGATTCAGGGGTGATGAAAACTTTGGATCTATGGATTGCAATTTCAAGAATTAATTTAGGTATTCTTTGGATTTTGAGATTCTGATCCTGCACTGATTGGGAATCAAATCAGCTCAGTGATGCAGAGCTGATCCTAAAATGATAAACCAGGTCAGCCTCAATCTGTCAGAGGTTCTGCAAGTGcatggaaatatttctattctgGTGTTTTGGGAGACTTTGCCTGTAAATATAAGCAGTTATTTAGGGAGAGTTTGAATActtgtgaaagagaaaagaatatgATTATATGTTTGGCTTCCTTTTATGCCTTCTTGTTGAATTGAATACAACACACAGCTTgattgcagaaaaaaagtttattgaATGCTTTGCTAACAAAACTACAATTGTGGGAATAAGGTTTTTGCTGTTTCATCACTCCAATTCTGAACCCTGAACTAGGGTCCTGCTCTAGCAACTTATGTTGTCTTCATAGActtttttgaggttttaaatGCAAGATGAGGAACAAGTAAAGAAATTTGAGCCtacttgatttttcttccttttcgCCACTTGAACCAGGAGCAGGAGTGGAAGAAGATACCAGTATCAGTAAAGCAGTGGGGAAAGTGAAATGCCCAACATCTCCCAGAAGAGTTGAGTATTCCTGGCACAGTTGAGGGCTTGGCAACTTAGCAAAACACTTCAGGGCAGTGGCATCTTTTGATCTTCTCTGAATCTTGGAGAACTGGAAGCTTGCAGATGTCCAAGTGCTAGAAGGGTCCCACATCTTTTCTCTCAGCTATGGTTTAACAACTCTCTTTTAGGGGCATAAATGCTGCTAATGTCGTCAAGGGCCTTGTGTGAAGGTTGTGCAGACGTCACTTTAGGCTGCTCAGAAGGGCACAGACACTTGTGCTGATGTCTGTGGCAGCCTTGCTGGGGGGAGACATGCAGGAGACTGGAAAGGACAGCTTCCCCAGAGCTGTAAATCAGTGTAGTTCCCTTGACTACAGGGGAATGGCTGCCTTATATCTGCTGGGGATCTGGTCTTTGTGGTCTGAGACACAGCATGGCATTGCAGGTACGTGCCAGGGACACTTGTCGGGAGACTGaaagccaggagctgctcttggGAGATGGCACAAGTCTGAGGTTGGAAATGGGAAGAGACAAGTTGGGTTACTGCAGGAGCCAGCATTTGGGGTGCTGCCATCCAGGTGCTGTGGTGCTCTACATACATTTTGGATAGGAACAGGGGTGCtctgaggctctggcacagcagagagcCGAGCTACTCGGCGAAGCAGGAGGCCGGCGTCAGAGCTGCTGGGACCTGCCTCACCTCCCCGTGGTACAGGATGGGCACGGGGGACCTGTAGCACTCATTCCTGTCGTAGGTGTAGCAGGTCTGAGGTTCCTCGCAGGAGTTGCCCTGCTGGGCCTGGTAGATGGCCCCACCCAGATCAATTTCTATGGGTTCACaatttctgcagctggaagaaatggaaaaaagaacaaGTGTGAGGAGTTAGGTGAAAAGATGCCCCTGCTGAACCCCCAATCTTTCTTGCTTATCTGCATGTAGAGCCAGGGGAGTGCTGTGCCCCTTCTAGGTGTTCCAGGGAAACATCTGGCCCTCAAGTATCTTTTAGAGTTGCTGGGGGTGAAGTCTTGGCAAGTGAAGTTAGGAAATAAAACTACTTACAGTTCACTCAAGCGGTAGACGAAAGTGGTCCTGGGTGGGGACAAGGGGTCAGAGATGTTCTCCCGAGCCATCAGGGGAACTCTGCAAAGGTGGCAAGAGAGTCACTCACATGTAAACTGCTTATTAAACAGAGTCTGCTCTGTTGTGAGCAATTCCAAACTCTCATCTTCTTCTTCAGGTTATTTATATTCTGACCCTTCTCGAAATCAAATCCCAGGAACAGGAGATCTAGGTCCTCTGCACCCTTGAAGGCAACAACCCTCCCCGAGAGGACTGCAGCAATTGATCTAAGTGCCACTTGCAAGGTGACAGGGTTGAGagtcttaatttttattacactCTGAGCTAGCAGATCCTTGAGGCTGATGGACAAGGATGTTTAATTAGTGGTTCTCCTGTTGTGAGCTCTAGAgcactcctgcagctctgggcctGAAGCTGTTCCTTGTTTcctacagacacacacacacttgtgTTAGGTTTCTGTGAGTGGAGAGGATTGGACAAAGTCCTGCTCTTGAATTGAGCTCTGTCTCATGGGAGACAGTTTAGGCATTAACTGATAGTTTATCAGTTTAGGCCTAAACTGATAGCTTAGGCATTAACTGTTTTCTGGCAGGTCAGGAAGTCAATCCAGTGTCATGGACCCAATCTGGTTTTAGCTTAGATCAACTTTTGGCTGTTCATTATCTACTTCCCCAGCTTATTTCGTGAAGTTACTACCGGTCTGCCTAAAACATGGGGATGCTTCTTGAATCTGAAGGGACAAACACCAGAGAGGTTCATGTGAGGCAGAAAAAGTAGTTATCAAAGTGAAATACTCAGGATACCACAGAAAGCAGCCCACATGAAAAGCTGTTGGCTTCATCAGTGCTGGGACATAAGAAACAATGCAAAGAAAACTGGTATAACACTGCATCTCCTGCTCACCATCTCTATGAAATACCTGGCTGCCACTTACATGATGCGGATGTTTCTTTCCAGGACTTCTTCTGTAGGATCTTCTTTGGAGGGGACAAATTTTGAGGTCACTGTTACGCACTGACACTTATTATTGACCAGCACGTACTCCTCATCCTGGGGACTCACTGGATAACCTGCAAGCACAGGATAGGCAATGCCAGAATCAATAGCAAAATCCTTGATAGCCAAGGCAGATAGCCAAGGGGTGAAAATGCCAGCAATGCACCATTACGGCACCTGGATTATTTTAAGTTGAAGCTGCAGCAGGTACAAGTGAATCTCTTAGTAAAGATAGGTTCAGCTGTCTTCCTGCTCAGCTCAGTGTGCCCCTGTATGTAGGGGTGGTGGTACCGGGAAGGACACGATTAGGAACCTGGACACTGTGCCTGGTGAGGGACAAACATGCAGGGTAAAATGGGAAGGAAGTCCCAGCCACACCTGGTGACTGAAGCGCTCTTTTACTAGGGGTTGGTTATGCGAGTCCACTGTCATGCAccaaggctgctccagcagtcCAGGCCCCAGTTTGGATCTGATCTCTAAATAAATGTCTCTGACCTTGCCAATGTGGCAGACGTGTCAGTTTTCCTAGAGTGGTATCTTGTCCTTCAGGTtcctgtgggagcagctgccaaAAAGCACAGGAGGACCCAGCAAGGAGGCAGCCCCTGACGTGGCAGGACAGGCAGGTGGCCCAGATGATGCTTGTGGTTTGCAGGGAAAACTCCAGTCCTGATTTACCCCTCTAAACTGCTGCTTCTAGCATGCTACTCAATATGAAACTCAGTCAAAGGAGGCTAAAACATGCCAGGTGTCACTCAGAGGCTTTTGGGATGCTCCTGATGTTGCATCATTCTTGCTACAGCACCTTCAGCCTGCTTAGAAGTACTAGACACAGTGATTTTTTGTCATATGGGGACAGTTTGTTTTGGACTCAAATGGATCTCAGTTATTCCCTGCTCTTCTTGTCCCTTGGTTTAGTCATatagagaaagaagaaacaggcTGAAAAAAGCTGGGATAATCATATCTATAAAGGATTTTGGAGTTATTTGGACTTAAAAGCTTTGGTCCTTTCTTCCCCTGTAATATCCTGGTCTCATCTGCTTCCATTTCAGGATTTCTGAGATGGTTACAGGCACTGTAACTGGAAAAGGTACCAATACTGTGTAAAATGATGCCTCAGTGACCCTAGAGTTGACCTGCTGGTTACAAATACTGTTTCTGTGGCCTTTGGCAGCAGTATACCTGCTGGATAAGATTCTCTATGGAGCTCCTAGCTTGGGAAGGAAATCACTTTCCTAGCTTCTTCTCCAAGCTTCTTCTCTACCAATACATCATTCCACATGAGCTCTTCCCTCCGATGCATAAGCCTCCCAGAAAAGCCTCTCTAGTCTGTGGCTCCTTGTCTTGGCCTCTCTTTTGGCTCAAGGGAAGTCTTTGGCTTTTTGTCCATCACAcagctcttcctctgctctctgtgctgcattCCACATAATACTGTGTGCAGCTTTTTACAAACCCTTAATCCAAAGCCAATGTTCAAGTCAGATCCTATTGGCTTTCGGGTTGTCCCAAAACCTCTCAGAGCAGGCTTTAATTCTAAAATTAGATTAACACAATCTTATGCATATGCAGGTTTTTCTGACTGCTCTAAAAATACTGGCCTGATTTAATACCTTGTGTTATGCTCTTGGCTTCACTGTTAAAGTTACTGGTGCTCCAtcaatttttcatttaagaTTACAATGctaaaaaaagtgattttatcTGGAGTATCTCCATGTGTCACCCAGTGAAGTCCCCTTGGGGAGAAGGTATTTCAATGCAAAACTTGCTAATGTCTAAATGTCTGCAGGTTGCATTTCCTGGtgccttttccctccctcctcaaTACTTATTTacctggctgtgttttggattaaATTTCTCAGCTTCCAGTATTGCACTGTCCTACACTGTGTAGCCCAACAGAACTGCCTGGGGTAAGCAATAAGATGCCCTGGTCCcaaagctgcaggaaatgcaggGATGCAGCTGTCCGTGCTGTTGGGATTGTTATCCCTGAGCACCGATTCGATCCTGCAGACCAGATCCACCATGTGCAGCAGGATGGATTCAGACTGTCTAGAGACCTGAGACCCACACTGAGGAGTGTGCTGGGAGGACAGGCTGAGCTCAGTTGAAATCAAGAGTTTCTGAGAAATTCAGTGGAGTTACATGATAAACTACAGTTTGATCAGAATAAGTTGTTGTAGTTGTACAGCAGGATTACCAGGAAGATTTTGGAAGCCTTTAGATCTAGCAGGTAAGCTCCCTAGGactgcagaaaaacaagcaTGCACAATTGCAGTTTATTGCTTCAGAAACCTGAGAGGAAAATGCCTAATTATCAAGTCTTAACTTTGGAGCCAGTCATCACTTTATCCTCCAGGCAGCAATTAAAACCCCACTGCTCTGATGCAGAAACACACTGAGGTGTCCAAGCGCCACTGAAGCATAGCTGCTTGAGTGAGCTTTGAGGTTTGACTCATGACTGTTAGAATAATTCAGGGTAAATGACACAAAACCTGCCATTGATGTCTTAATCCCAGTTTTCCATCTCTTCATTGTTCACCTACCTGCCACAAGGATGATCCCCAAGGAGATGGCCAAGGCAACACACAGCGACCAAGTGCTCTTCATCTTGCCTTCCCTTCTTTTGAAGAATGAGTGGAGAGCCTGACTCTGCCTATAAGGGTGTGTGCAAATTGGTTTCCTAAAATAAACAGTCCAGCCAACACTGGAAAATGTGGCTGGGGACTGAAACCAGGTGTGTTAATGCACCAAGACCTCTGGCTTTCggaggggaagggagcagggggTTGCACTTTGATTGTGCTTTTTTCGGTTCTTCACCAACAGGCAACAGAGCTGCTGAGTACAAGGACATCTTGCCATCAGGGCTCATGGAAGGTAAGAAAGTCTAAGGGTCAAAGCTCCTAATTTTGAGAACTCAGACTTAAAGATCCATTGAGTCCTATTAAAAAACCATTTCAGGCTTCAAAATCAAAATTCTCTTTGGATCACCTGTCTGCAGACCTGAATTAAGGGCTGGACCTACCCCCAGAGAGCCTGCAATCAAAGCAGGAAAGGTGACAGGGCAGAAGTGAAAGAGGTAcagccactgcagctctgcccactgCATTGAGGAGTTCATCTTCCTGTGAATGGAAAACAGACTCCATGGGATTTGTGGTTTACAAGAGGCCCTGAGTCAGGTGCCAGGAAAACCCTGGGGTGTTGGGCATGCAGATTTTTCCGAAGGAGGGTGGTACTGGAGAGggcctggatttttttttttttttttcccagatttggGATCATTTGTGTAACTTCTGAAGAGCAAATGTAGCCTGTAATGGCCAGAGCTGTCTCTGTAGCATTTGCATGTATCTTGTACAGAATAAACCACTTTTTCAGGGAAACCCAAGCTTAGCAAGGGCCTGGTTGCTCTTGCTGGGCTTCTTCAAGAGGCTGAACTCTTCTGGCAATGCCACCTCACAGGATGTCCCCCTTTTTCCAAACCCTGCTGGCTGGATCTCTAAGGCCAGAACTGTTCCAAGTCCCTGGTTGTGTGCCTTGAGCTTTTTCCCCAAGCACAAACCCCTCACCCTGCAGCTGCATGAT contains:
- the JCHAIN gene encoding immunoglobulin J chain — its product is MKSTWSLCVALAISLGIILVAGYPVSPQDEEYVLVNNKCQCVTVTSKFVPSKEDPTEEVLERNIRIIVPLMARENISDPLSPPRTTFVYRLSELCRNCEPIEIDLGGAIYQAQQGNSCEEPQTCYTYDRNECYRSPVPILYHGEVRQVPAALTPASCFAE